In one Arachis duranensis cultivar V14167 chromosome 9, aradu.V14167.gnm2.J7QH, whole genome shotgun sequence genomic region, the following are encoded:
- the LOC107465626 gene encoding uncharacterized protein LOC107465626, whose product MMSKKMDGLQLAVVSTTNQPPVVWRQNEESYEEQQPEQVQHMHHQSSGPNDFHGDTYNSSWRNHPNLRWGENQNSWQRNSNPSNSRNINHQNHQHQEFANKNQETSLRNLERQIGQLSKQPAERLTNAFLSDSISNPKEECKAIQLRSERALENDKVDSKKEVAAEEKDQEKLKKKEEEPQASRKGKKVMKEQPQEQRKEVKHYTPPLPYPQRLQRELKDQQFPKFLEIFKKLEINLPLVEALEQMPLYAKFLKEVINKKRSSKEKETVILTQECSAVIQKGLPPKLKDLRSFFLPCTIGNISIDKALCDLGSSINLMPLSMMRRLSIEEVKPTRMSLQLADKSIIIPNGVVENLLVKVGKFIFPANFMILDLDDEGSDSIILGRPFLAIARAIIDMEKGEKTLRAHDEQIILNAFKEMQHPVEKKG is encoded by the exons ATGATGTCAAAGAAGATGGATGGACTACAGCTTGCAGTAGTGAGCACAACTAACCAACCACCAGTTGTGTGGAGACAAAATGAAGAGAGCTATGAAGAGCAGCAACCTGAACAAGTTCAACATATGCACCACCAAAGTTCTGGACCAAATGATTTCCATGGGGATACTTACAACTCCTCTTGGAGAAACCACCCCAATCTGAGGTGGGGAGAGAACCAGAACTCATGGCAAAGAAATTCTAACCCAAGCAATTCACGCAATATAAACCACCAAAACCATCAA CATCAAGAATTTGCCAATAAGAATCAAGAGACCTCACTAAGGAATCTGGAGAGACAAATTGGGCAATTGTCCAAGCAGCCAGCTGAAAGACTAACCAATGCATTCCTAAGTGACAGCATTTCCAACCCCAAGGAAGAATGCAAAGCAATTCAACTAAGGAGTGAAAGGGCACTAGAAAATGACAAGGTTGACAGCAAGAAAGAAGTGGCAGCAGAAGAGAAGGACCAGGAGAAACTcaaaaagaaggaggaagagccACAAGCTTcaaggaagggaaagaaagtCATGAAAGAGCAACCACAAGAGCAGAGAAAGGAGGTGAAGCATTATACCCCTCCTCTGCCATACCCTCAAAGGCTGCAGAGAGAGCTCAAAGACCAACAATTTCCCAAGTTCCTAGAGATTTTTAAGAAGCTAGAAATCAACCTCCCCCTTGTTGAAGCATTGGAACAAATGCCATTATATGCAAAATTCCTCAAAGAAGTCATCAACAAAAAGAGAAGCtcgaaagaaaaagaaacagtaATCCTAACTCAAGAGTGTAGTGCTGTAATTCAGAAAGGCCTACCaccaaaactcaaggatctcagGAGTTTCTTTTTACCATGCACCATTGGTAACATATCCATTGATAAGGCCTTGTGTGATTTAGGTTCAAGTATCAACTTGATGCCTCTATCTATGATGAGAAGGTTGTCTATAGAAGAAGTGAAGCCTACAAGGATGTCATTGCAACTTGCTGATAAGTCAATAATAATTCCCAACGGAGTGGTAGAAAATCTCCTAGTCAAGGTAGGGAAGTTCATATTTCCAGCAAATTTTATGATTCTAGATCTAGATGATGAAGGAAGTGACTCTATCATAttgggaagacctttcctagccatagcaagaGCTATCATTGATATGGAGAAAGGAGAAAAGACCTTGAGGGCACACGATGAGCAAATAATTCTAAATGCCTTTAAGGAGATGCAGCATCCTGTTGAAAAGAAAGGTTGA